Proteins from a single region of Diorhabda sublineata isolate icDioSubl1.1 chromosome 2, icDioSubl1.1, whole genome shotgun sequence:
- the LOC130440607 gene encoding 26S proteasome non-ATPase regulatory subunit 4-like — translation MVLESTMICVDDSDYMRNGDFPPTRLLAQQDAVYMLTRSKLRSHPENKVGLLSLVNQEVLMNLTNDIGRLYSKLHSVQPNGKIDLYRGIKTAHLALKHREAKNHKTRITVFVASPVTNEENKLLQLAKQLKKEKVTVDIISFGEDKVNSDILNEFISTLNGKDGSNNHLITIAEGRNISDTLLTTPLLESAAAAENLLEQTPMDIGFDYEDDPELAMALFLSLREEEARINRANAANAVTQESNESMDHDEQNNAAENDIDFSQLTDGQQLIYAIRMSLQNEHNSVAENVEFLEMLNDPIFIENFINNYPELDLKLEDVSEAVQTLYKNNKFKEDENDEEEH, via the coding sequence ATGGTATTGGAAAGTACAATGATATGTGTAGACGACAGCGATTATATGCGGAACGGCGATTTTCCTCCAACAAGATTACTTGCTCAACAAGATGCCGTATACATGTTAACCCGATCAAAGCTTCGTTCTCATCCAGAAAATAAAGTAGGTTTATTATCCCTAGTGAATCAAGAAGTGCTAATGAATCTTACCAACGATATCGGACGATTATATTCCAAACTTCATTCAGTACAACCTAATggaaaaatagatttatatcGTGGAATTAAAACAGCCCACTTGGCTCTAAAACATAGAGAAGCTAAAAATCATAAAACACGCATTACTGTTTTTGTTGCTAGCCCTGTAACTaacgaagaaaataaattattacagcTTGCTAAACagcttaaaaaagaaaaagttacaGTGGATATCATTAGTTTCGGAGAAGATAAAGTAAACAGTGATATACTAAATGAATTCATTTCTACACTCAACGGAAAAGATGGTTCCAACAATCATTTGATAACAATTGCAGAAGGTCGTAATATATCAGACACCTTACTTACCACTCCTCTACTAGAAAGTGCTGCTGCAGCTGAAAATTTATTGGAGCAAACACCAATGGACATTGGATTTGATTATGAAGATGATCCAGAGTTAGCAATGGCGTTGTTTCTTTCTCTGAGAGAAGAAGAGGCCCGCATAAATAGAGCTAACGCTGCAAACGCAGTGACTCAAGAAAGTAACGAATCGATGGACCATGATGAACAAAACAACGCAGCTGAAAATGATATTGATTTCTCACAGCTTACTGATGGTCAACAACTCATTTATGCTATAAGAATGTCATTACAAAATGAACATAATTCCGTTGCAGAAAACgttgaatttttagaaatgttgaaCGATCcgattttcattgaaaatttcatcaataattatccAGAGcttgatttaaaattagaagATGTATCAGAAGCTGtacaaactttatataaaaataacaaattcaaaGAAGACGAAAATGACGAAGAAGAACATTGA